From a region of the Candidatus Kaelpia imicola genome:
- a CDS encoding DUF4912 domain-containing protein encodes MGKDLTKLKRIELLELAKKRKIKSVSAFKKTELIKILSKNLTKGAGVKSKVKQKVKLGKITKKIKLKKRVSKPALGKRKILKIKKITKESPSQELVEQTKFHTGATDRSKKSKGQTGLNESLEVKHHYDEDSLVLLVRDPWWLYSYWEIRGQLWEDTRLRCGDSGYREVLRVYDVTGIESEGSESYNSYFDIELTSFIECWYINIKEPGRSYVAEVGLRTDSGKFFTIIRSNVVAAPRYGPSELVDEEWMVVDEDYWKMFALSGGYGTGISSEELQKVLKQRRLETSSSFTKSSLGDKR; translated from the coding sequence ATGGGTAAAGATTTAACTAAATTAAAAAGAATAGAGCTTCTTGAGCTTGCAAAGAAAAGAAAGATCAAGAGCGTCTCTGCGTTTAAGAAGACAGAACTGATAAAGATTCTTTCCAAAAATTTGACTAAAGGAGCAGGAGTTAAAAGCAAAGTTAAACAGAAGGTAAAATTAGGTAAAATTACCAAAAAGATAAAACTGAAAAAGAGAGTTTCTAAGCCGGCTTTAGGAAAGAGAAAGATTCTCAAAATAAAGAAGATTACTAAAGAGTCTCCTTCTCAGGAGCTTGTTGAGCAAACAAAATTTCATACTGGAGCTACTGATCGCAGTAAGAAATCCAAAGGTCAGACAGGTTTAAATGAGAGCCTGGAGGTTAAGCATCACTACGATGAAGATAGTCTTGTATTGCTTGTGAGAGATCCCTGGTGGTTGTACTCTTACTGGGAGATTAGAGGTCAGCTTTGGGAAGATACTCGCTTAAGATGCGGAGACTCAGGCTATAGAGAGGTTTTAAGAGTCTATGATGTAACCGGGATTGAATCTGAAGGCTCTGAGAGTTATAACAGTTATTTTGATATAGAGCTTACTTCTTTTATTGAATGTTGGTATATCAATATTAAAGAGCCGGGCAGAAGTTATGTTGCCGAAGTTGGGCTAAGAACAGATAGCGGTAAATTCTTTACTATTATTCGTTCTAATGTAGTTGCTGCTCCTAGGTATGGCCCGTCTGAGCTGGTGGATGAAGAGTGGATGGTAGTAGATGAAGATTACTGGAAGATGTTTGCGTTATCCGGAGGTTATGGTACCGGTATCTCATCAGAAGAGCTGCAAAAAGTCTTAAAGCAGAGAAGATTAGAGACCAGCTCTTCTTTTACTAAAAGTAGTTTGGGAGATAAGAGATAG